The following is a genomic window from Butyricimonas faecihominis.
CGGACAAGGAAATCGAGTTCCGGGAACGTAACGCCTATAACAATCCTGCCGTGAGTATGTCACAGGCGGATATGACACAGTTTGCGAGGCGTATATGGAACTCTCCTGCCAAATACCGCAACGTGAGAAGCCGGGAACACCGCATGACGATGAGATTGAACAACATCTATACGGTCAGTGATTATTTTTTCATTGACTTCTCCATCGAGAACAAGACCAATATCCGTTTCGACATCGATCAGATACGGGTAAAACTCGCGGACAAGAAGTTGTCCAAGGCAACCAACGCCCAAATCATAGAGCTGGCACCCGCATTGGTACTTGAACAGGCAAAGTCATTCCGTCATGGCTACCGTAACGTCATTGTGTTGAAGAAGATGACCTTCCCCAACGACAAGGTACTGACCATTGAAATGACCGAGAAACAGATAAGCGGCAGGAACATACATTTGAATATAGACTACGAGGATGTGCTTTCAGCCGATTCGTTTAACCGTGTATTATTGGAGGAGGAATGATGAAAAAGATATTATTGATATTGGTCACGGTAATAACATTTGCCATGAACGGTAAAGCGCAAAGCAACAGCGACCGTCTTTCGTTGGGTATTGGTTGCCTGTATCAAAACGGACTGGACCTCACCCTCTCATACGAACATGAGGGCAAGTACCACCACATGTGGGAGTTTTTTGCCAACGGTTATCTCAAATGGGACGAATGCGCATCCTGCGGTCATATCTGTCCGGAATCATTCTGGAGGAATTACAGGAGTTACGGATTCGGAGTAGCCTACAAGCCTTGTGTGGCGCGTGGTCGCAACCATTACGGCAATGTCCGTATCGGGGCATCTGCCGGGAGTGACACAAAACGGTTCTTGGGCGGCATCCACCTCGGCTATGAACACAATTATGTGTTGCGTGGTGGCTGGAGGCTGTTCTGCCAAGTGAAAACCGATTTGATGATAAAAGGAGAAGACCTGTTCCGCACAGGCATTGTCTTAGGTGTAAAATTACCTCTAAACTAAGGGAAAATGAAAAAGAAATTATACATAAACGCTTGCAGGCTATTCAGCCTGTTAACCATCGTCACGTTATTCGTAGCCTGTGACGCACACCGGGATTTCCCGGACACGGCAATGAAACCCTGTCATATCCTGTGTACGGACGGCAAAGTGTTGTCGGTATCAGACTTCAAGCAATCCGAAAAACAGCCTATTGCCGTGGTGTTCCATGTCAATCACGACGAAGCTATTGAAGGCAACGGCTATGCGGTTTACCTGTGGGACTTGGCACCGGAGGCTTTTGCAGATAGCATAGGTGTAAACCAACGCACATCTGCTGACATCACGGCACTGGACGGCAACGAGAACACCTTTGCAATCTACGACACCAGAGAAACCACCTCGCCTATGGCAGAAGCGGTCTTCGCCCTGTGGCGGTACGGACAGTCGTCCTATATCCCATCAGTGGCGCAGATGCGGATGCTCTATAATGCCAAGAGCCAGATAAACCCCATCATCAGGATGTGCGGTGGCGACGAGCTGCCCGATGCTGCCGATGACTGCTGGTACTGGACGAGTACGGAAGTGGCCGGGCAGGAAAAGGCGAAAGCGTGGCTCTATTCCATGGGAAGCGGCTCGATGCAGGAAACACCCAAGACACAGGCACACAAGGTACGTGCAATCATTACACTAAACAAATAAAACGAAGAGAATATGGAAACAATAGACATTATCATGCTTATAGGACTTTTACTGATGATAACGGCACTTGTCCTGATGTACCGATGTGCGAGAAAAAGATCGCCCCGTCGGAAAATGGAAGAACTTGCCGAAGTCCTTGTTTCGGTCAAAAAGGATTTTGCATACAAATTACAGCGATTCGATTACCTGCTGGAAATGATAGCGGACGAAAATGAACACGTTTCGTTCCTGAAAAGACGTATCACCCAATTGCAGGAGATAACCGAAGAACTGGAAGAGAAGCGCGGCAAACTTGATGAGAACATCGAATCATTGACGAACATCCAAGCCGAACTAAGAGAAAGCAGCGACACGCTTGTGGAGCAATCCGCCCGGTTACGAACAGAAATATCGTACAGCGAGCAGGCTCTCCGCGAGATAGGACAACGCATCGAGTATCAGAAGAAAATCAAAGAGGGACTGGAGATTGCTTTAGGCAACATTCCTGCGGAAGAGGTTCATTACCTCTCGAAGCCGGTGTTCAGCATGGGCATCACACCGTCTGTATGCGACCGTCTGGAAGCTCGCGGCATATTGTATATCGGAGACCTGATTCCGCTCAGTGAACAGCATCTTATCGAGACCTGGGGCGTAGGTCCGGTCACTCTTGAAAAGATAAAAACCAAGATGAACGAGAACGGTGTATGGTTCGGGATGGATGTCATCCGGGTCGGCAGCCGTTGGTTCCGTCGGAAACAGTAACCAATAACATATTGAATCATGGAAGAAAGCAAAGAGTTACAAGGATTTTACAAGATATTCCGTTCGGTCATCTATGTCTCCATTCTGCTGGAGTTCTTCGAGTATGCCATTGACCCGGCCATGCTTGACCATTGGGGCGGCATACTCTGCGACATACACGGGCGTATCAAGCGGTGGGTAATCTACAATGACGGAAATCTCGCATATAGCAAGTTAGCCACGTTCCTGCTTATATGCATCACCTGCATAGGGACAAGGAACAAGAAGAAACTGGAGTTCAATGCACGGAAGCAAGTTCTTTATCCTATCATAATAGGTATGGGGCTGGTTGTATTGTCTGTTTGGTTGTTTGGATATCCGATGGAAACAAGGCTTTACACCTTACGGTTGAACATCTGGCTTTATATGCTTGCCTCAATAATCGGCGTGGTACTGGTACACATCGCCCTTGACAACATTTCCAAGTTCCTCAAAGAGGGATTGCTGAAAGACCGTTTCAATTTTGAGAACGAGAGTTTTGAGCAGTGCCGGGAGTTGCAGGAGAACAAGTATTCGGTCAATATCCCCATGCGCTACTATTACAAGGGGAAGTTCCGCAAAGGTTGGGTGAACATCAGCAATCCGTTCCGAGGCACATGGGTAGTCGGCACACCGGGTTCCGGCAAGACTTTCTCCATTATCGAACCGTTTATCCGGCAACACTCAGCAAAAGGCTTTGCCTTAGTTGTTTACGACTATAAATTTGTGTGACGAGCAAGTCATGTTGATGGCTGTTTAACTGAGTTAAACTCTGATTAAACCTATTGTTTCGTCAATAGTAGCCTAAGAGCAGGTGCGACATCAGTTGTGCTAAGCTGCTCTGAAAAGGTAACCCTCCCGAAAGGGGAAGAATGAACCGTGAGGGAATTTCAACGACCGCAAGCGTTATGCAGTCTGGGGGCTTGGCTCAATGGTATGGTTAGCGCAAGCGAACTGTTATTTAAAGGTCGTTAAGTCGAACAAGCCAAACAACGCTGATAGGCTTGAACCAAAAGGTAAAGCGGTTGGACATTTCTGTGAATTTTGGGAATGCACGAACATCAGAACCGCCGGCTGAGAGACAGAACCTAACCCATTGGTTTGGCATCAACATGGAACTCGGTAAGCCTATATATCTCCCACAAAGGGTAAGCAGACCGCAAGGAATGCCGAATGGTATGTAGGTATAAGATTGTGGAAAAAGCGAATGCCATTCTGTAACGGAATGGATAAGGATTAAGCCAATGTCACGTGTGTCATTGACAACATCATCCTCCACGAAAGTGGGCAGACTTCCACTAGGTAATTCTTTTACAAGATAACTTAAAGAACTTCTTAAAGGAGGAAAGCAAATGAACGAAAATAGAAATATTAAGTGTGCGCCTTCTGACCGAAACCAAAGTTGGACCAGTATAGACTGGAACAAGGCGGAGGAAACGGTCAAGAAGCTTCAAGCGCGTATTGTAAAAGCTCAGAAAGAAGGTAAGTATGGTAAAGTGAAAGCTTTGCAATGGACACTTACCCACTCGTTTTATGCCAAGGCATTGGCAGTTAAACGAGTGACCTCTAACAGTGGCTCAAAAACTTCGGGGGTGGACAAAACATTATGGACAACACCTGAAAGAAAATACAGAGCCATTGCTACACTTAAGAGAAGAGGCTACAAACCTCAACCGTTAAAGAGAGTCAATATCAAAAAGAGTAATGGTAAACTTCGCCCTTTGGGCATTCCTACAATGACAGACCGCGCAATGCAGGCATTGTACCTAATGGCACTTGACCCTGTAGCAGAAACCATTTCGGACAAATATTCATTTGGATTCAGAAAGAATCGCTGTTGTGCAGATGCCATGATTCGTTGTCATACCCTCTTATCTCGTTCTTACTCACCCGAGTGGGTTTTAGAGGGAGATATAAAGGGATGCTTTGACCACATCAGCCATGATTGGCTTCTAAACAATGTCCCTATGGATAAAGAAATACTCCGTAAGTGGTTGAAATGCGGATTTGTCTTCAAAGGAGAGGTTTTCCCAACGGAAGAAGGTACACCACAAGGTGGAATCATATCGCCAACTCTTGCTAACATCGCTCTGAACGGTATCGAAAAGGCTCTTTCGGGATTCAAGCAAACAACCCGTAATGGTGTTGCATATAATCCCAAAGTGAGTTTAATACGATATGCCGATGATTTTATCATTACAGGTGCATCTAAAGAAATCTTGGAAAACGAGGTAAAACCTATTCTAGTCGAATTCTTCCAAGAAAGAGGGCTGGAACTGTCAGAAGAAAAAACAGTTATAACCCATGTTTCGGAAGGTTTTGATTTTCTCGGATTCAATGTTCGCAAATATAATGGTACACTACTGACAAAACCGTCAAAGAAAAGTGTAAAGAAACTCACCGAAAAGGTGAAGGTTCTATTGAAATCGCACAGAGCAGTAAAACAAGAGGAAATACTTATGATGCTGAATCCAATATTGACGGGATGGTCAATGTACTATCGGTATTGCGCAGCCTCAGAAACTTTTAGGAAAACCGACCAAAAGATATTCAATATGATTTGGAGATGGTGTCTCAGACGCCATTCAAACAAATCTCTTGGATGGATTAAAAATCGGTATTTTCATCGTGTGAATAATCGTGATTGGTGTTTTGGTATCGCAAAAGACAGTCCTAAGGGAAATACACATATCCTTCTAACTCGTCTGTTTGATACCAAGATTACAAAATATCCCCAAATAAAAGGGGATGCAAATCCGTATGATGCGGAATGGTATGATTACTTCCTTGACAGAAATCTTATTCGTATGAAAGAAAGTTTGAAAGGAAGGAAATCCCTCATATTCATGTGGGAAAGACAGAACCAATGCTGTCCATTATGTGGAGAACCCATAACCAAAGACACACCGTGGCGCACGGTGATGCTGAACGTGGATGGTATATCCAAACTGCATCTTGCACATGAAACATGTTGTAAATCTCTTAACAAGAAAGGAGGACTTTCATGAGCGTGCTTCATAGAAGTATTGAATTGCTTGAGCCGTATGATGGGAAACTATCATGTACGGTTCTTAGGGGGGAAAGCGCCCGTAAGGGTGCCGACCTACCCGATCCGACTTTGGCAACCAAATTATATTATCATTATAAGAAAAACCAGAAGCTCAGAAAGCTGCCCAAGGGGTGCAAGTTCAACATAATCAATTTCGTTGATGTGGAATACAGCCGCAGGGTAAATCCTATCCAGTTGAAATACATCAACAATCTTGCTGCCGCATCTGAAACCGCAGAAACCCTGCTTGAGTCCTTACAAAAAGGCAAGAAAGAAGGAGGCGGTGGCAGTGACCAGTTCTTTCAGACATCCGCTGTCAACTTCCTTGCCGCCTGCATCTATTTTTTCTGCAACTGGGGCAAAGAACCCTACGACAAGGACGGTAATATGCTCACGGCAGAGAAGGTACAGGACAAACAGACCAAGCGGATGATACCCACCGGACGGGTGTTCAATTCCGCAGGTGAGGAAGTGGAACCGGCTTATTGGCTCGGAAAGTATTCCGATATGCCACATATCCTGTCATTCCTCAATGAGAGTTACCAGACAATTTTCGAGGTATTGGAGACCGACAACGAGGTGGCACCGTTGCTCGGTCCGTTTCAAACCGCCCTGAAGAACAAGGCAATGGAACAGTTGGAAGGTATGATCGGTACGCTGCGTGTCTATACCTCTCGCCTTGCCACCAAGGAAAGCTACTGGATATTCCACAAGGACGGTGACGACTTCGACTTGAAAGTCTCTGACCCCAAGAATCCCTCTTACCTGTTGATAGCCAATGATCCGGAAATGGAAAGCATCATCGGTGCGCTGAACGCCCTTATCCTTAATCGTCTGGTTACACGAGTGAACACGGGACAAGGCAAGAATATCCCGGTAAGCATCATCGTGGATGAGTTGCCTACCCTGTATTTTCACAAGATAGACCGCCTTATCGGTACGGCACGAAGTAACAAGGTGTCAGTGGCGTTGGGATTTCAGGAGTTACCGCAGCTCGAAGCGGACTATGGCAAGGTAGGTATGCAGAAGATTATCACTACTGTCGGCAATGTGGTCAGCGGTTCTGCCCGTTCCAAAGAGACCTTGGAATGGTTGTCATCCGACATCTTCGGTAAGGTGGTACAACTCAAAAAAGGCGTGACCATCGACCGGGACAAGACTTCCATCAACCTCAATGAGAACATGGACAGCCTTGTTCCTGCATCCAAAATCTCCGATATGCCGACCGGATGGATATGCGGTCAGACAGCCCGTGACTTTGTGCAAACAAAAACAGGAAGCGGTGGAAGCATGAACATTCAGGAAAGCGAGGAGTTCAAGACCTCCAAGTTCTACTGCAAGACGGATTTCGATATGAAGGAGATAAAAAAGGAGGAAGCCAGCTATGTACCGCTTCCCAAGTTTTACACCTTCAAATCAAGGGATGAACGGGAGCGCATCCTTTACAAGAACTTTGTACAAGTTGGAGAGGATGTCAAGGAAATGATACAAGAGATTCAGAAGTATAAAGTGAAATAGTTTCTCTAATGGGGGCAGTACCAAATTATCAGTCATTGCCCCCTATTCAATTTATCAATTACCAAAATCGAGGGTCTGTACTAATATCATCCCCGGAAAAATCAAATTGAATATCTTGTATCCTACCGACATATCCAACACTTCTTTTTTCTTGAAATTTTGGATATCGTTGTAAATCATCTGCATATATGCTTACATATACAGGCGTATCAAATAATTCACGAACTCCATCTCCTAACCTTTTCCAAAATGATTGAGTATAGTGATTCTTAAATTCTTCACTAAATTTAGTCTTAACTATCCATACGCTTCTGTTGTCAAGCGATTGATCCAATATTCCTCCGTGAAATAAACAAATTTTAGAGAGCTTAGCAGCCATAGTCTCTTCTGACATAGGAGTATTACCTACATTTATAAACACGAGTATTTTCATCTTGCATAAATTGTTCTAATATCCATAACTCTATAAAATCATAATAGAAACTTTGTCATTTCTTGCTTTTCTTGTTTTTCTTAACTTTAGTATTTTGTTTTGGCAATCCTGTTTCAACACCACTACTACATTTACAATCCGTCAGTAAGACAGAAGTATGAGGTAAATCTTTGTACTCTAGTCTTAATTTTTCGAATTCAGAACGTTTGCTGCTTTCTCTATGAACATCAAACACCCAAAATACAGACAAACAAGTACCAGTTGCATTTGTGTACTGAATAAACTTATTTCTGTATTCTCGACGTTTCTTCTCTTCCTGAATTTCTTTATTGTGAAGTAGTTTAAGCTCTACCATAATAGGATTACACAAGCCGTATCGAATGAGAATATTTGTACGCTTATTATCTTGTAGAGCAACCTCCCGATCTACACGAACAGCCTCTAATCCCATTTGGCAGCATTTATTAATGATGGTATTTTTCAACTCCCTTTGAATAAAATCTTCACTTAAAGCATCTGGACGAACTAATGTGTAAATACCTTGGTCTTGTATCTCTTTTTGGACTTCAGAGTGTATTTCTGTAAAATAACGTCTTAAATCACCGTCATTCCGGATATTTAAATATGATTCTTCAATACATTTGTTGTATTGTTTAATAGCTCTACCGATGGTAATCTTTTCATTTACTAAAAACAGCATTTCTGCATTATTCATAATACTGGTAGCGAGATAACTTACACTTTTCGCATTATGAGCCTCTATCTTTTTTCTTAATGTAGAAATGTAATCAACATTGTTTAAATTCACGAAGAAAAGATATATTTGGTTAAGGAGATAACGTGCGTATTCTAATGTATCAGTGTTTTCACATAATGTCAATCCAAAATCGAACAAATCCGACATTTGGTTAGCCAACGTTTCATTATCTTTTATACTCATGAAGCATCTGAACATATGTGGATTTGGGCTTATTATTTCGGACTCCTCATATGAAATCGCACGAGCATGTCCTGTGTCATTATGGAAGGTCTTTATAATATGCTCTCTAAAATACTCAATCCGCCATTTAATGGCATCTGTATCCTTAAACTTTTCAATCATTACAGCATTACACTTCATCTTTATGCTTGTAATACCATCATCTTTGAGAGAATCGAATAAGTCTCGGTACTTGTCTATACCCCAATAACTGTAATCAGATATGACATCTAATGCCTTGGAAGCTGCAATGCTGTAATCAAGATTTTGATTAACTTTATATTGTTCTATATACTCTTCCAACTTATATGACAATGCCTCAATCCCATAATCAGTGATACAGGCACATATATCATCCGAACTTACATTCATAAAATCATCTTCCCTTGACTTCCACCATTCTACAAGTTGTTTCTTCTCCTCATCGCTAATACTACCAATAACGGACTTGTATATATTCTTCACATCTTTGACATCATAATTTCTCGTGAAGCAAACATTTGGCAATGTTTTAGCCAAAATTATTCTATAAGAGCTCAGTAAATCTTTAGCACCTAAATAATATAAAAACTTTACAAAAACAGGAATTTTGGGTAAAGACATAGAAAGAGTAAAGGAATTTTGTGTTTCCCTTTCTAATGTCATTTTGTCTAAATCAAGTTCCTCAAAAAAAACTTTAACAATATCTATCAGAGGATTACAATCTTGTTTTTGAACAAATTCAATATTTTTTGACAACTCATACGCAGCCTCATATTTATAGTACTTTGACACATTCGGGTCTAAGATATTTCGATAAGCCTCAATAAGTTGTTGATTTTGTGAATTTACTTTTCCATCTTCTAATTTTTGTGATTCCTTATCCCAATGCTCAAATGTGTCTGCATAACGTGCTATGTACTTAGCTATGGAAGTCCTTTTATCTGCATCGTTTCTAATTTTGTTAATGAGTGTGGTGAGAATATTATCTATATACCAAGTTTCTATCTCCTTTTCGCTCAACAAAATATCCATTGACGATATAAGTTCTAAATCAACAAATTCTGCATCGAAACGTCGAAATAAATCTTCTAAATCCCATGTTCTATCAAAACTTGCAATAAACAAGGCTCCTGTCTTTTTTTCAAGCAATATTCGCCTAATGATTTCATACATATCACTATAGGTAATGTAAGTATGATTGGATATAAGACCTGCAATTATTCTTGTAATGAGTTGTTTGCTATCTGTGTCTCCTTTCCAAACAATATCAAATTGTCTATTTAAATACAATTCATAACAAACGACTAGTGTACCCTTTTTATTAAAAAATTCATACAGCTTACCATTTTCTATGATGTTATTATAGGCATAAACTATTGTAGATAAATCTTCTATACATAAAACTGCATTTATTGCGTATGGATTACCTACATAACAATCATTCAACCAACAATCAACGACATCTATTTCGGTCATTTTGCTGTAACCTGTTACTTCACAATACTTTTCTTTTAATTCTTGGGTAAATCCGCTATATGATTTTGATAATTGTATAAGTTCGTCTTTACATTTAAGTGCATTATACAAGTCTAAAGCCGCCAACTGCTTTTCCTCATCGTTGGTTGCCATCAGACCATTTGCTGCATTAATCCAATGATCCGAAACGCATTTGCTTAAATTGCTGTTTTCAACAAGCGTATCAAGAACGACATAAATATTGGATAATTGAATCTTATTGAGGTAGTCGAATGGCAATAACATCTGAGCATCACAATTTACCGTATAACACTCATGCAATAATTCAGAAATCGAACCTCTCCACATAATATATACAGGTATTCGTTGGTAGTGTTCAAAAATTATTGAAAATAAATCTTCTTTCTGCTGAAGTGAAAGTACAGATGAATCAACGTATTTCAATAGATTTTCAAATGATTCATTATCAAGATTTGATTCGTATGATACAATAAGTCTAAACACATTAATAAAAGTCTGGATTCTATCATTTGAATATGAGATATGAGGAATAACATCATACCAGTTGGGATAGATATGTTTCAAATCTTTCTGTACAGCAACATCATAAAGTACACTCTCTATATTGTCCTGTCTACACAACTCCTTTGCTGCAAGATATTCTTGTAACTCAGTATTTTCAAAACATAGCATATCATTTGTATCTTTCAATATTCGACTCTCAAAGAACAGTAAATCAAAATTGGCAATGAGCATCTGCGTCATATTGCCTTTTATACCATCTAAAATCGTATATAGGTCATCTTTTGAGATTTGGTCTCTTCGACTTATCTCCATAACGAAAGCCACTTTCTCCAATGTTCTCTGCACCAATATCTTATTATTTTCATTATATTCAATGTCTTTCCGAGCTTTTACTGCTGCCTGTATTGAACGAGCAATTATGTACTCAAAAAGCTCTCCGATATTCACACCACTACCTTCTTTTTTGTTCCATTCCAATAAAAAGGTCAAATATCTTGGGATAGTTATAAGTGTTCTTAATTTCGGGCTTTTACTTATGTGCTCTATTGTTGTCTCAGAGCACTTGCTTTTAACCACATTCATTACCTCTCCCTCATTCAACCTACATATTTCTACAAATCGCAAATTCCTACAATTGGAAAAATGCTTTGCATAAGATGCCACATAATGCTTTCTACAAGTGAATATTATCTTAACATCACGATACGCTTCTTTATATTGCTTTATCGTTTGTAGTATATCATAGAATGAGTTTCCATCAACTTCATCCAAAGCGTCTATAATGCAATAGTCTGTTTCCGTTGAAAGAACCTTGTGCTTCAACTCAGATGCGGTACAATGGTACAAATTTTCAGAAACACGTTTCTTTATTTCTTCAACGAGTCTACTTTTACCTATGCCTGGTTCTCCCACAACACAAACGAAGCTTTCTTCAAGCAGTTTGTCAACAGACAAATTCTCTGTCACATCAAAAAATGTGCGCTGCCTATTATTCTCTAACAGGTCATCAATATTTTGATATTTTACAATCTGTGGCGTAATATAGTTCAATATCTTTTCGGATTCCATAATATCTAATCTTTCAAGTTATTGTACAAAGGTAATCCTTTTAGTTGAGTTAGCAGAACTCTTTTGTGATAAAAATTGAAGTAATCCGCAATTTTTATAGCAAATAGTCTTACTTATATAATGGCTGATTGAATTTAATTTAGTACTTTTGCAATGTATGGAGAAATAATAAACCAAAATGGAAGAGACGAAAGATATAAATCGAATCAAAGTTGTTCTTGTTGAAAAGAAGCGAACCAACAAATGGCTGGCAGAACAATTGGGCAAGGATCCGGCAACAGTGTCTAAATGGTGTACGAACACTTCGCAACCGGGATTGGAAACACTGTTGCAGATTGCCGGTGTTCTTGATGTTGATGTGAAAGATTTACTTCATTCAACAAAAGAGGATGCTATGTATATTAAAGTTCCAACCAATCTAACGATGTAACATAAAGACATTATGCCCAAAAACAAGAATGCCGAATATAGGTTCATGGTCTTAGACCGATGCTTTAGCGACTTTCGTCATAAATACACTATTGAAGACCTATTGGAAAAGGTCAACGATAAATTATATGATGCAAACGGAAGCAAGTCCATGATTATGGAGCGGCAATTGCGAGGAGATTTAAATGCCATTCGCAAGATGCTCCCGGACGGCATATATCTTGAAGCCATACCGCATGATGGTAAGAAGTGTTACTATCGTTATTCTGAACCGAATTTTTCTATCTACAAAAACGAACTATCAGTAGCAGAAGTGCAGAACCTCCGTTCAACAATAGAAATGTTAGGTAAATACAGAGGTTTACCTTCGAACGGATGGTTGGAAGAGGTTATCTCCAACCTCGAAATTAGATTTGGAGTCAAAGGTAATGCAGAAAATCTTGTTTCTTTTGGGCAGAATGATCAGTTAAAAGGGATTGAATATCTCTCTGACATTATTGATGCGACCATCAACCATCAGCCGTTAGATATTGAATATATTTCAGCCAACGGAAACCATCACCAACATACATTACATCCATATTTTGTTAAACAATATAATGGAAGATGGTATCTGTTCGGGCTTGACGAAAAAGAAGACAGGATTAAGAGTCTTGCCTTTGACCGTATTCAAAGTATGGTAAATAATAATTGTGCATTCCGAAAAAATGAAAAGATTGATTTCAATACATATTTCGACAATGTAGTTGGTGTAACTGTTCCATATGAGGGAGAATCAAACTTGGAAGTTTTTCAATTAAAGTTTTCTCCAAAACGTTTCAAATATGTAACCTCAAAGCCTATACATAAATCACAGGAAATTATAAGCGAAGAGGATTGTATAATTTCACTACAGTTATATCACACATTAGAATTGGAGCAACAGATTTTCTCTTTCGGACCAGATGTGGAAGTCCTTTCACCTACATGGTTTCGCGAGGCTTTTAGCAAGAAAATTGCAGAATGTATGAAAAAATATTTTTCTATGCAGAACCTTTGCATAGACAACAACGACCTTTGCAGTGTCAAATGAAATCAGTATTAAAGTTTAACTCTAAAATTTCAAAACAATGACACAGTTCGCAAGACTTTCCGTTGAAGCTCAAAACATAGTGAACAAATTCTCTAATAGTATTTGGAGTAAAGGTTTTACCAATAATCCTTCAATGATATTGGGCGCAAGCCTTTATGCCACTAATCCTAATGCCAAGTCTTCGGTCGTAAAAGAATTGGATAAATACATCATCGATTTAAAAGAAGAATTACCTTCTGAGCAAATAGACATTTTAAAGAACGAATACAGAAATGTCATTCTTTCTTGTTTTGACCAAGATTCAGAGAATTTCTTGCGTAATGGCGCAACTCAAATTACGCCATCAGGATTAGTTGACCTGTGTCTGAAAATAGCAGAATGCGAGCCTAATAGTGAGGTATATTTACCTTATAATGGT
Proteins encoded in this region:
- a CDS encoding DUF1566 domain-containing protein — encoded protein: MKKKLYINACRLFSLLTIVTLFVACDAHRDFPDTAMKPCHILCTDGKVLSVSDFKQSEKQPIAVVFHVNHDEAIEGNGYAVYLWDLAPEAFADSIGVNQRTSADITALDGNENTFAIYDTRETTSPMAEAVFALWRYGQSSYIPSVAQMRMLYNAKSQINPIIRMCGGDELPDAADDCWYWTSTEVAGQEKAKAWLYSMGSGSMQETPKTQAHKVRAIITLNK
- the traN gene encoding conjugative transposon protein TraN, which encodes MKIIKTICIGVTAALSSLPTFAQQTYEELEQLTVNEQVTTVITASEPIRFVDISTDKVVGDQPINNTIRLKPKETGHEDGEVLAIVTIVTERYRTQYALLYTTRMQEAVTDKEIEFRERNAYNNPAVSMSQADMTQFARRIWNSPAKYRNVRSREHRMTMRLNNIYTVSDYFFIDFSIENKTNIRFDIDQIRVKLADKKLSKATNAQIIELAPALVLEQAKSFRHGYRNVIVLKKMTFPNDKVLTIEMTEKQISGRNIHLNIDYEDVLSADSFNRVLLEEE
- the ltrA gene encoding group II intron reverse transcriptase/maturase, whose product is MNENRNIKCAPSDRNQSWTSIDWNKAEETVKKLQARIVKAQKEGKYGKVKALQWTLTHSFYAKALAVKRVTSNSGSKTSGVDKTLWTTPERKYRAIATLKRRGYKPQPLKRVNIKKSNGKLRPLGIPTMTDRAMQALYLMALDPVAETISDKYSFGFRKNRCCADAMIRCHTLLSRSYSPEWVLEGDIKGCFDHISHDWLLNNVPMDKEILRKWLKCGFVFKGEVFPTEEGTPQGGIISPTLANIALNGIEKALSGFKQTTRNGVAYNPKVSLIRYADDFIITGASKEILENEVKPILVEFFQERGLELSEEKTVITHVSEGFDFLGFNVRKYNGTLLTKPSKKSVKKLTEKVKVLLKSHRAVKQEEILMMLNPILTGWSMYYRYCAASETFRKTDQKIFNMIWRWCLRRHSNKSLGWIKNRYFHRVNNRDWCFGIAKDSPKGNTHILLTRLFDTKITKYPQIKGDANPYDAEWYDYFLDRNLIRMKESLKGRKSLIFMWERQNQCCPLCGEPITKDTPWRTVMLNVDGISKLHLAHETCCKSLNKKGGLS
- a CDS encoding NACHT domain-containing protein, which encodes MESEKILNYITPQIVKYQNIDDLLENNRQRTFFDVTENLSVDKLLEESFVCVVGEPGIGKSRLVEEIKKRVSENLYHCTASELKHKVLSTETDYCIIDALDEVDGNSFYDILQTIKQYKEAYRDVKIIFTCRKHYVASYAKHFSNCRNLRFVEICRLNEGEVMNVVKSKCSETTIEHISKSPKLRTLITIPRYLTFLLEWNKKEGSGVNIGELFEYIIARSIQAAVKARKDIEYNENNKILVQRTLEKVAFVMEISRRDQISKDDLYTILDGIKGNMTQMLIANFDLLFFESRILKDTNDMLCFENTELQEYLAAKELCRQDNIESVLYDVAVQKDLKHIYPNWYDVIPHISYSNDRIQTFINVFRLIVSYESNLDNESFENLLKYVDSSVLSLQQKEDLFSIIFEHYQRIPVYIMWRGSISELLHECYTVNCDAQMLLPFDYLNKIQLSNIYVVLDTLVENSNLSKCVSDHWINAANGLMATNDEEKQLAALDLYNALKCKDELIQLSKSYSGFTQELKEKYCEVTGYSKMTEIDVVDCWLNDCYVGNPYAINAVLCIEDLSTIVYAYNNIIENGKLYEFFNKKGTLVVCYELYLNRQFDIVWKGDTDSKQLITRIIAGLISNHTYITYSDMYEIIRRILLEKKTGALFIASFDRTWDLEDLFRRFDAEFVDLELISSMDILLSEKEIETWYIDNILTTLINKIRNDADKRTSIAKYIARYADTFEHWDKESQKLEDGKVNSQNQQLIEAYRNILDPNVSKYYKYEAAYELSKNIEFVQKQDCNPLIDIVKVFFEELDLDKMTLERETQNSFTLSMSLPKIPVFVKFLYYLGAKDLLSSYRIILAKTLPNVCFTRNYDVKDVKNIYKSVIGSISDEEKKQLVEWWKSREDDFMNVSSDDICACITDYGIEALSYKLEEYIEQYKVNQNLDYSIAASKALDVISDYSYWGIDKYRDLFDSLKDDGITSIKMKCNAVMIEKFKDTDAIKWRIEYFREHIIKTFHNDTGHARAISYEESEIISPNPHMFRCFMSIKDNETLANQMSDLFDFGLTLCENTDTLEYARYLLNQIYLFFVNLNNVDYISTLRKKIEAHNAKSVSYLATSIMNNAEMLFLVNEKITIGRAIKQYNKCIEESYLNIRNDGDLRRYFTEIHSEVQKEIQDQGIYTLVRPDALSEDFIQRELKNTIINKCCQMGLEAVRVDREVALQDNKRTNILIRYGLCNPIMVELKLLHNKEIQEEKKRREYRNKFIQYTNATGTCLSVFWVFDVHRESSKRSEFEKLRLEYKDLPHTSVLLTDCKCSSGVETGLPKQNTKVKKNKKSKK